CCCGTCCCGCCGCTGCCACGTCCCTTCAATTTCACTTATTGAACCCCCACTATTCAGTAGCAGACGTTCGAGCGGACGAGGCTCTCGGTTAGCGGACGTTCGAGCGCCGAGGGGTCTCACCTCCGGGCACATGAGGACCCAGGTTGGGCGGCGTGACCATCGCCATCGTGCTGGGCATCGTGCTGGTTGCCCTGGTGCTCTTCTCCATTGATGTGGTGCCCATCGAGGTGAGCTCGCTGGTCATCGTGTGCCTGCTGGCGGTCACCGGGGTGCTGACGCCCGAGCAGGCGTTCGAGGGATTCAGCAACGACACGGTCATCTTCATCTTCACGCTGCTGGCGATGACGGAGGGGCTGGCCAGCACGGGCGTGGTGCACATGGTGGGGCAGCGGCTGGCCTTCTTCGCGCGCTTCGGGCACCAGACGTTCGTGCTGGCGATGATGGTGGTGGTGGCGATGTTCTCCTCCGTCGTCTCCAACACGGTGACGACGGCGGCCTTCCTGCCGGTGGCCATCGGCGCGGCGCACCGCGCCAAGGTGCCCAAGAGCAAGGTGCTGCTGCCGCTGGCGTACGCCTCCATGCTGGGGGGCATGGTGTTCCTGTACGGCACCTCCACCAACCTGGTGGCGTCGGCGGCCTTCCCGCGCTTCGGGCTGGCGCCCATCGGGGTGGCGGAGCTGTCGCCGGTGGGGTTTCCGGTGGCGGTGATCGGCATCCTCGTGGTGGTGCTGCTGGGGCCGGTGCTGCTGCCGGCGCGGGTGGGCAAGGGCACGGTGGCCGACTGGTCCCTGCGCGACTACCTCACCGAGGCGGAACTGCCGCCGGACTCACGCTACGCGGGCAAGGCGCTGGCGGAGATCACGGAGGGCCTGGGGCTGCGCGTCATCGGACTGGTCCGGGAGGGACAGTCGCTGCCGGCCGTCCCGACGTACCGGCTGGTGGGGGACGAGCGGCTCATCATCGAGGGCAACCGCGAGGACATCCTGCGGGTGAAGGACCTGAAGGGCATCGAGATCCGCCCGGACATGCTGTTGTCGGACACGGACCTGAGGCCCCAGGACACGCTGCTGGTGGAGGCGACGGTGCCCACGGGCAGCCCGCTCATCGGCCGCAGCCTGAAGGAGACGCTCTTCCTGGAGCGCTACGGCCTGGTGGCGCTAGCGCTGCACCGCAAGCCCGCCATCCAGCGGTTGACGAAGCTGCAGCTGCTGGGGCGGCTCTTCGGCGGACAGTCGTTGTCCTCGCTGCCCTTGTCGGCCGGTGACGTGCTGCTGCTGCGCGGCCCGCGGGACAAGGTCCAGGAGCTGTCCGACGGCGTCAACCTGCTCATCCTGGGGGACGTGGCGTACCAGCCGCCGCGCTACGGCAAGTCGCTGCTG
The sequence above is drawn from the Archangium gephyra genome and encodes:
- a CDS encoding SLC13 family permease, whose amino-acid sequence is MTIAIVLGIVLVALVLFSIDVVPIEVSSLVIVCLLAVTGVLTPEQAFEGFSNDTVIFIFTLLAMTEGLASTGVVHMVGQRLAFFARFGHQTFVLAMMVVVAMFSSVVSNTVTTAAFLPVAIGAAHRAKVPKSKVLLPLAYASMLGGMVFLYGTSTNLVASAAFPRFGLAPIGVAELSPVGFPVAVIGILVVVLLGPVLLPARVGKGTVADWSLRDYLTEAELPPDSRYAGKALAEITEGLGLRVIGLVREGQSLPAVPTYRLVGDERLIIEGNREDILRVKDLKGIEIRPDMLLSDTDLRPQDTLLVEATVPTGSPLIGRSLKETLFLERYGLVALALHRKPAIQRLTKLQLLGRLFGGQSLSSLPLSAGDVLLLRGPRDKVQELSDGVNLLILGDVAYQPPRYGKSLLAVVLFLGALGLGTFNVVPLSVAGLAGMLAMIATGCVDARRAFRVDWRVVLLIGSMLALGLAMEESGAGRFLGNHAARLGEYGGPRTVLLLMMALTIILSAPMSNQAAALVILPVAVGAALKLGVDPRPFAIGVTLAASCSFITPLEPSCVLVYGPGHYRFTDFFRLGTPLTALLLAFLVAVVPLVWPFHKAGPEPARGREPVSERMVPE